The following proteins are co-located in the Manihot esculenta cultivar AM560-2 chromosome 9, M.esculenta_v8, whole genome shotgun sequence genome:
- the LOC110622050 gene encoding pentatricopeptide repeat-containing protein At2g33760-like — translation MRLFLSLHAVGCICMLKLVDGIRWHSQVSSAFLFMFKLRNRSTCLVLNHENLRFLSASTAAAVADGILKPQFHPQTTVDLNTQVQKMSPLHFSISLDPKFFISTLVNCENLSQIKQAHALVTTNGMLHSRTVANKLLYVYAHHRDLVNASVLFDKMGERDLVSWSVLIGGFAKVGDCMHCLETFRELIRCGMQPDNYSLPFVIKACRDTRGLEIGTSVHCIVKKYGLHLDHFVCAALVDMYAKCGVIEDAKQLFDKMPSKDLVTWTVMIRAYAECGNANDSLVLFDQMREEGFVPDKIAMVSIVNACAKLGAMHKARQVHDYVSKNKIYLNVVLGTAMIDMYAKCGSVDSAREIFDCMQQKNVISWSAMIAAYGYHGQGKKALELFPMMLSSGILPNNITFVSLLYACSHSGLVDDGLQLFSLMEESYGVRPDVKHYTCMVDLLGRAGRLNEAFGFIENMTVEKDEGLWSALLGACRMHKHIDFAEKAAKSLFELQPQNPGHYILLSNIYANAGRWKDVAKVRDLMTKRRLKKIPGYTWIEVDNIIYQFRVGDFTHPRAKEIHEMLKTLTQKLELAGYVPDTTFVLQDVDEATKLGILYRHSEKLAIAFGLIATPEGTTIRISKNLRVCGDCHTFSKLVSAITQREIIVRDANRFHHFKEGACSCGDYW, via the coding sequence ATGCGGTTATTTCTAAGTTTGCACGCCGTTGGATGCATCTGCATGTTAAAACTAGTTGATGGCATCCGTTGGCATTCTCAGGTCTCATCAGCTTTCCTTTTCATGTTTAAGCTTAGAAACCGATCAACTTGCCTTGTCCTTAACCATGAAAATCTTCGGTTCCTCTCTGCTTCAACAGCTGCGGCCGTGGCAGATGGCATTCTCAAACCTCAATTTCATCCACAAACCACCGTAGACCTCAATACCCAGGTACAGAAAATGTCACCCCTTCATTTTTCAATCTCTTTAGACCCCAAATTCTTCATCTCTACACTCGTGAATTGTGAAAACTTGTCTCAAATTAAACAAGCTCATGCACTTGTAACTACAAATGGGATGCTTCATAGCCGTACTGTTGCTAACAAGCTACTATATGTATATGCACATCACAGAGATTTGGTTAATGCTTCTGTCTTGTTTGATAAAATGGGAGAGAGGGATCTAGTTTCGTGGAGTGTGTTGATTGGTGGGTTTGCTAAAGTAGGTGATTGCATGCATTGTTTGGAGACTTTTAGGGAGCTTATTAGATGTGGAATGCAACCAGATAATTATTCGTTGCCTTTCGTGATAAAGGCTTGTAGGGATACGAGGGGATTAGAGATTGGTACAAGTGTTCATTGCATTGTCAAGAAATATGGGTTGCACTTGGATCATTTTGTTTGTGCTGCTTTAGTTGATATGTACGCTAAATGTGGGGTGATTGAGGATGCTAAGCAGTTGTTTGATAAAATGCCCAGTAAAGACCTTGTTACCTGGACAGTTATGATTCGTGCGTATGCTGAATGTGGAAATGCGAACGACTCGTTGGTTTTGTTTGACCAGATGAGAGAAGAAGGTTTTGTGCCTGATAAGATTGCTATGGTGTCTATTGTGAATGCATGTGCTAAATTGGGTGCTATGCATAAGGCTAGGCAGGTTCACGATTATGTCAGTAAAAATAAGATTTATTTGAATGTGGTATTGGGCACGGCAATGATCGATATGTATGCTAAGTGTGGAAGTGTTGATTCTGCAAGGGAAATCTTTGATTGTATGCAACAAAAGAATGTTATTTCATGGAGTGCAATGATTGCGGCTTATGGTTATCATGGCCAAGGCAAGAAAGCTCTAGAATTATTTCCTATGATGTTGAGTAGCGGGATATTACCAAATAACATCACTTTTGTTTCCCTTCTATATGCTTGTAGTCATTCAGGCTTGGTTGATGATGGTCTTCAGCTTTTCTCGCTGATGGAGGAAAGTTATGGTGTGAGGCCAGATGTAAAGCACTATACTTGTATGGTTGACCTCTTGGGTCGAGCTGGGAGACTAAATGAAGCATTCGGATTTATTGAGAACATGACGGTTGAGAAAGATGAAGGTTTGTGGTCTGCTTTGCTTGGAGCCTGCAGGATGCATAAGCATATAGACTTCGCAGAGAAGGCAGCAAAATCTCTTTTTGAACTACAGCCCCAGAATCCAGGGCATTATATATTGCTTTCGAATATTTATGCAAATGCAGGGAGGTGGAAAGATGTGGCAAAGGTTAGAGATCTAATGACCAAAAGGAGATTGAAGAAAATTCCCGGTTATACTTGGATTGAGGTGGATAacataatttatcaatttagaGTTGGAGACTTTACTCATCCTCGAGCAAAGGAGATCCATGAGATGCTGAAGACTTTGACTCAGAAGTTAGAGTTGGCTGGTTATGTCCCTGATACGACCTTTGTGTTACAAGATGTTGACGAGGCAACAAAGCTTGGAATTCTTTACAGGCACAGTGAGAAATTGGCAATTGCATTTGGCCTTATTGCCACGCCTGAGGGAACTACTATCAGGATATCAAAGAACCTCAGGGTTTGTGGTGATTGTCACACATTTAGCAAGTTGGTATCAGCTATTACACAGAGAGAGATCATTGTTCGAGATGCCAACCGCTTTCACCACTTCAAGGAAGGGGCTTGTTCTTGTGGAGACTATTGGTAA